A stretch of Caenorhabditis elegans chromosome IV DNA encodes these proteins:
- the dpf-7 gene encoding Dipeptidyl Peptidase Four (IV) family (Product from WormBase gene class dpf;~Partially confirmed by transcript evidence), with the protein MSTDEEVPLATRQMHEAFVTISQQMLQFRVNTARITTPSDYEPQEVWVIYETLECPDQRQYMRSRGLVSRNKLWMLMETETDKDWKYFTHIFSDDCKVCVFVAESIEMGHDKDVIQVEDVQYKKAKFTDQMLISNFLEIIKNCSTLHYQMKNKRKRRDVVSANL; encoded by the exons ATGTCTACAGACGAGGAGGTCCCGTTGGCCACTCGTCAAATGCATGAAGCTTTTGTCACAATCTCACAACAAATGCTTCAGTTCCGGGTGAATACTGCACGTATCACAACTCCTTCCGATTACGAACCACAAGAAGTTTGGGTCATTTACGAGACATTAGAGTGCCCAGATCAACGGCAATACATGAGATCACGTGGATTAGTGTCGAGGAATAAACTTTGGATGTTAATGGAAACGGAAACGGATAAAGATTGGAAATACTTCACCCATATATTTTCGGATGATTGTAAAGTCTGCGTATTCGTAGCAGAATCCATAGAAATGGGTCACGATAAGGATGTTATTCAAGTAGAAGATGTTCAATATAAGAAGGCAAAATTCACG GACCAAATGctcatttcaaactttctcgaaataataaaaaattgctctACTTTGCACTACCAAATGAAGAACAAAAGGAAACGCAGGGACGTGGTGAGCGCCAATTTGTGA
- the eor-1 gene encoding Zinc finger protein (Confirmed by transcript evidence) — protein MTLVASSENTGLCPMTFDDSSGQTSHMLFQRLQYQRKTGRFCDVEIVVQNKSFAAHRNILAAHSPYFDAIFKYCKITKEQLTINSKSPQVFELFLNYMYSGTVIIDRSSVSELLRFANNFLIVKLKVYCAAYLDRYLDAANCLSIRTLAQRYNLPGLVKSATDYFDSNLNRCLLESRDIIGYTYTQLTRLIGDPKYVDCITSDTYLKLIVRWVGEEVSKREEIFRLLLESCEFREVSADTLEFLLDYSPLLSKSQKSRFLLLHVMETNNMLMEKYSTQLSSLRQKIVDLPILHDPSQFEDDIYDSSDSEEDPDDYIADGHPTSAQVVEYGNDVNNRLKMKIAFQPGNEKKRLKRPKGMKKHHLHPIPPINATENESIPWIDEDEIDGVYATCSLEGCHTYGPVDNLDPDDCEDEEDQPDENGPSTCIFCGLRTANEELLEKHKARHHNRNTYYMCHLCEFETNWSKQFYLHCAEHWTEIPYRCETCPFTSNEIQEFLTHRLQHTDERFFKCGECAWKGRTRSQLFAHERMHSVLDDRSLHCEECGRGFQQHSTLDHHVASHNDPRPYICEDCGFATKTADHLSLHRRQHTGDNFSCHIAGCDYSSTKKSQLAAHLRTHMAVRAHLCKICGRGFIEKSHLVRHERIHLEEKPFKCDQCEYASSRRDKLKEHIIKHHNSEVLTFQKTQRRKYKRQRMLAAASNIVNNPDALFRPITSDDAVSNWQATNDFSTYSPNPNDYGGPSTYGNPSSPQRAFSVVHPSQHQHHAQSPGCMSMMNVPLRDNHHQMQRQDSPGDSVGGGQGGGGGGGPEGSDNTHGVLMTPNLVMRSPHNRSAVQPQFNNLSTNSDPQQQQQQQQLRPFSLPTYGQMDLAQAAQLQQLQQQLQAAGLPPTGTPNNQDNSNNAWNPWNVQ, from the exons atgacATTAGTAGCTAGTTCCGAAAACACAGGGCTCTGTCCAATGACATTTGATGATAGTTCTGGGCAAACCAGTCATATGT tgttccAACGATTACAATATCAACGAAAAACCGGCCGATTTTGTGATGTGGAAATTGTTGTTCAAAACAAATCATTTGCGGCTCATCGAAACATTTTAGCAGCTCACAGTCCATATTTTgacgcaattttcaaatattgcaaAATCACAAAGGAACAGCTCACAATAAATAGCAAATCTCCACAAGTTTTCGAGTTATTCCTCAATTATATGTACAGTGGAACAGTGATTATCGATCGATCAAGTGTTTCGGAGCTATTGAgatttgcaaataattttctg atagtgAAGCTAAAAGTGTATTGTGCAGCTTATTTGGATCGATATCTAGACGCGGCCAATTGCTTATCAATACGAACGTTAGCTCAGAGATATAATCTACCAGGACTTGTGAAA tctGCTACAGACTACTTTGACAGCAATCTTAATCGATGTTTACTGGAATCCAGAGATATAATTGGTTACACGTATACACAACTGACAAGACTCATTGGAGATCCGAAATACGTGGATTGTATTACTTCTGACACTTAtttaaa attaatagTCCGCTGGGTCGGTGAAGAAGTATCGAAGCGAGAGGAAATCTTCCGATTACTACTAGAATCCTGCGAATTTCGAGAAGTTTCAGCTGACACACTGGAATTTCTTCTGGATTACTCGCCGTTGCTATCGAAAAGTcagaaaagtcgatttttgCTACTACATGTCAT gGAAACAAATAACATGCTTATGGAAAAGTACTCGACTCAACTGAGCAGTCTTCGTCAGAAAATCGTTGATCTTCCGATTCTCCACGATCCATCTCAATTTGAAGATGATATTTATGATTCAAGTGATTCTGAAGAGGATCCAGATGATTATATAGCTGATGGACATCCAACATCTGCACAAGTTGTTGAATACGGAAATGATGTTAATAATCGACTGAAAATGAAGATTGCATTCCAGCCGGGAAATGAGAAGAAGCG attaaaacGACCAAAAGGAATGAAAAAACATCATTTGCACCCAATTCCACCGATTAATGCGACGGAAAATGAAA gtaTTCCATGGATCGACGAAGACGAAATTGATGGTGTATATGCTACATGTTCATTGGAAGGATGTCATACCTATGGACCAGTTGACAATTTGGATCCAGATGATtgtgaagatgaagaagatcaACCTGATGAGAATGGACCGTCCACTTGTATTTTCTGTGGACTGCGGACTGCAAATGAGGAG cttctcgAAAAGCACAAAGCTCGTCATCACAATCGCAATACGTATTATATGTGTCATTTATGTGAATTTGAAACCAATTGGAGCAAACAATTCTATCTTCATTGTGCTGAGCACTGGACAGAGATACCGTATCGATGTGAAACGTGTCCGTTCACTTCAAATGAGATACAAGAGTTTTTGACCCATAGGCTTCAGCATA ccgacgAGCGTTTCTTCAAATGCGGTGAATGTGCATGGAAAGGTCGAACTCGTTCTCAACTGTTTGCTCACGAACGAATGCATTCTGTACTCGATGATCGATCATTACACTGTGAAGAGTGTGGAAGAGGATTCCAACAGCATAGTACATTGGATCATCATGTTGCTAGTCATAATGATCCTAG gCCTTATATCTGTGAGGATTGCGGTTTCGCCACCAAAACCGCCGATCATCTTTCCCTTCATCGTCGTCAACATACTGGAGACAATTTTAGCTGTCACATTG CCGGTTGCGACTACTCGTCGACCAAAAAAAGCCAACTGGCGGCCCATCTCCGTACCCACATGGCGGTTCGCGCCCATCTCTGCAAGATCTGTGGCCGTGgattcatcgaaaaatcacATCTGGTCCGTCACGAGAGGATTCATTTGGAGGAGAAGCCGTTCAAGTGTGATCAGTGTGAATATGCATCTAGTCGGCGTGATAAGCTTAag gaGCACATCATCAAGCATCACAATTCGGAAGTGCTCACATTCCAAAAGACTCAACGAAGAAAGTATAAGAGACAGAGAATGTTGGCTGCCGCGAGCAATATTGTGAATAATCCGGATGCTCTGTTCCGTCCAATTACTTCTGATGATGCTGTTAGCAATTGGCAGGCTACTAATGACTTTTCG ACGTACTCTCCGAATCCCAACGATTACGGTGGACCATCAACTTACGGCAACCCTTCATCTCCTCAGCGTGCCTTCTCAGTCGTTCATCCATCTCAACATCAACATCATGCCCAATCACCTGGCTGTATGTCTATGATGAATGTTCCATTACGGGACAATCATCATCAGATGCAGCGACAGGATTCACCGGGAGATTCTGTTGGAGGTGGTCaaggaggtggtggtggtggtggacctGAAGGATCAGACAATACACATGGAGTTTTGATGACACCTAACTTGGTGATGAG ATCTCCACATAACCGGAGTGCTGTCCAACCGCAATTCAACAATCTCTCCACAAACTCTGATCCAcaacaacagcagcaacaacagcaACTCCGTCCATTCTCACTTCCAACCTACGGACAAATGGATTTGGCTCAGGCGGCTCAACTCCAGCAACTTCAACAACAACTACAAGCAGCCGGGCTTCCACCGACTGGAACCCCGAATAATCAAGATAATTCCAATAATGCATGGAATCCGTGGAATGTACAATAA
- the eor-1 gene encoding C2H2-type domain-containing protein (Confirmed by transcript evidence), which produces MAVRAHLCKICGRGFIEKSHLVRHERIHLEEKPFKCDQCEYASSRRDKLKEHIIKHHNSEVLTFQKTQRRKYKRQRMLAAASNIVNNPDALFRPITSDDAVSNWQATNDFSTYSPNPNDYGGPSTYGNPSSPQRAFSVVHPSQHQHHAQSPGCMSMMNVPLRDNHHQMQRQDSPGDSVGGGQGGGGGGGPEGSDNTHGVLMTPNLVMRSPHNRSAVQPQFNNLSTNSDPQQQQQQQQLRPFSLPTYGQMDLAQAAQLQQLQQQLQAAGLPPTGTPNNQDNSNNAWNPWNVQ; this is translated from the exons ATGGCGGTTCGCGCCCATCTCTGCAAGATCTGTGGCCGTGgattcatcgaaaaatcacATCTGGTCCGTCACGAGAGGATTCATTTGGAGGAGAAGCCGTTCAAGTGTGATCAGTGTGAATATGCATCTAGTCGGCGTGATAAGCTTAag gaGCACATCATCAAGCATCACAATTCGGAAGTGCTCACATTCCAAAAGACTCAACGAAGAAAGTATAAGAGACAGAGAATGTTGGCTGCCGCGAGCAATATTGTGAATAATCCGGATGCTCTGTTCCGTCCAATTACTTCTGATGATGCTGTTAGCAATTGGCAGGCTACTAATGACTTTTCG ACGTACTCTCCGAATCCCAACGATTACGGTGGACCATCAACTTACGGCAACCCTTCATCTCCTCAGCGTGCCTTCTCAGTCGTTCATCCATCTCAACATCAACATCATGCCCAATCACCTGGCTGTATGTCTATGATGAATGTTCCATTACGGGACAATCATCATCAGATGCAGCGACAGGATTCACCGGGAGATTCTGTTGGAGGTGGTCaaggaggtggtggtggtggtggacctGAAGGATCAGACAATACACATGGAGTTTTGATGACACCTAACTTGGTGATGAG ATCTCCACATAACCGGAGTGCTGTCCAACCGCAATTCAACAATCTCTCCACAAACTCTGATCCAcaacaacagcagcaacaacagcaACTCCGTCCATTCTCACTTCCAACCTACGGACAAATGGATTTGGCTCAGGCGGCTCAACTCCAGCAACTTCAACAACAACTACAAGCAGCCGGGCTTCCACCGACTGGAACCCCGAATAATCAAGATAATTCCAATAATGCATGGAATCCGTGGAATGTACAATAA
- the dpf-7 gene encoding Dipeptidyl Peptidase Four (IV) family (Product from WormBase gene class dpf;~Confirmed by transcript evidence), with the protein MSTDEEVPLATRQMHEAFVTISQQMLQFRVNTARITTPSDYEPQEVWVIYETLECPDQRQYMRSRGLVSRNKLWMLMETETDKDWKYFTHIFSDDCKVCVFVAESIEMGHDKDVIQVEDVQYKKAKFTVALVKYVYHGPIIVTGPNAHFKLSRNNKKLLYFALPNEEQKETQGRGERQFVICIFDFDAKGVTVITDENICNQTITAVEWTPDGRGIVFHRGQDLLWHRFGEKYINEISTNLSAPLRITFSPDESRMAVFLRPNIHNDADIILFHYPFVKAAVQVRHDVLRLGKSKVWSVPDRPWACNGKHLLFNTNYKNQVNNLAIHVESLRTTCLDLKRPSLIIDVRGDEFLFETITANAYSRLWHSQLGSQSDGKFTASLLCTHKPENDTIHNFHIYPMSFQKIGNSAILYMLPECVSPGSKFPLVVVPFSGLEPNFTVSTVDPVLSTMVTCGFCVLVVNYREPFIAIPGTCFPKNCGSECINDVHETVLEVLERHGARLDEKYIYLYGFEFGSFVACSLIIKHKKFYKGCALVRPMLEFPFTTCAVDTENPEAEFLKDVEPVSHASEIVTPMLIVLENKSDTKYKDFESTIHNNGVPCFGEYEEEDEQVNDFVVKVIQFYRTPYGEYENGSRIETPVPDD; encoded by the exons ATGTCTACAGACGAGGAGGTCCCGTTGGCCACTCGTCAAATGCATGAAGCTTTTGTCACAATCTCACAACAAATGCTTCAGTTCCGGGTGAATACTGCACGTATCACAACTCCTTCCGATTACGAACCACAAGAAGTTTGGGTCATTTACGAGACATTAGAGTGCCCAGATCAACGGCAATACATGAGATCACGTGGATTAGTGTCGAGGAATAAACTTTGGATGTTAATGGAAACGGAAACGGATAAAGATTGGAAATACTTCACCCATATATTTTCGGATGATTGTAAAGTCTGCGTATTCGTAGCAGAATCCATAGAAATGGGTCACGATAAGGATGTTATTCAAGTAGAAGATGTTCAATATAAGAAGGCAAAATTCACGGTAGCTCTAGTTAAATACGTATATCATGGACCTATTATTGTGACAGGACCAAATGctcatttcaaactttctcgaaataataaaaaattgctctACTTTGCACTACCAAATGAAGAACAAAAGGAAACGCAGGGACGTGGTGAGCGCCAATTTGTGATATGCATCTTCGATTTCGATGCGAAAGGAGTTACAGTAATCACTGATGAGAATATTTGTAATCAGACGATCACAGCAGTCGAATGGACGCCTGATGGTCGGGGAATCGTATTTCATCGAGGACAAGACCTTCTCTGGCACAGATTTGGAGAGAAATATATAAATGAAATATCAACGAATCTATCGGCTCCGTTGAGGATTACTTTCTCGCCAGATGAAAGTCGAATGGCTGTATTTCTACGACCGAATATTCACAATGATGCTGATATTATTTTG TTCCATTACCCATTTGTAAAAGCTGCCGTCCAAGTGAGACATGACGTGCTGAGACTAGGAAAATCGAAAGTATGGAGCGTTCCCGATAGGCCGTGGGCTTGCAATGGAAAGCATTTATTGTTTAACACGAATTACAAGAATCAAGTG aatAATTTGGCGATTCACGTTGAAAGTTTAAGAACCACGTGCCTTGACTTGAAACGGCCTTCACTAATTATTGATGTTCGAGGCGATGAATTCCTTTTTGAAACGATCACAGCAAACGCTTATTCTCGTCTTTGGCATTCTCAATTGGGCTCACAAAGTGATGGTAAATTCACGGCATCGCTGTTATGCACACACAAGccagaaaacgatacgattcacaattttcacatttatccaatgagttttcaaaaaattggcaattctGCGATACTCTACATGTTGCCGGAATGTGTTTCTCCCGGATCGAAGTTCCCGCTGGTCGTGGTCCCCTTTTCCGGATTAGAACCTAATTTCACCGTtag taccGTTGACCCTGTGCTCTCTACAATGGTAACTTGTGGCTTCTGTGTGCTAGTTGTAAACTATCGGGAGCCATTTATAGCAATTCCAGGAACCTGCTTTCCAAAGAATTGTGGTTCGGAATGTATTAATGATGTTCAT gaaaCTGTACTAGAAGTTCTCGAGAGACACGGAGCGCGGttagatgaaaaatatatttacttGTATGGATTTGAATTTGGATCTTTTGTGGCGTGTAGTCTGATTATCAAACATAAG aaattctataAAGGATGTGCACTCGTACGGCCGATGCTCGAATTTCCATTCACAACGTGTGCAGTTGATACAGAAAACCCTGAAGCTGAATTTCTGAAAGACGTGGAGCCGGTCTCACATGCGTCTGAAATTGTTACTCCGATGTTGATTGTTCTGGAGAATAAAAGCGATACAAAGTACAAAGATTTTGAGTCTACAATTCACAATAATGGCGTTCCGTGTTTTGGAGAAtacgaagaagaagacgaacaAGTGAATGATTTCGTTGTGAAAGTCATTCAATTTTATAGAACACCATATGGAGAATACGAGAATGGTTCTAGAATTGAAACGCCGGTTCCTGAtgattaa